The Carnobacterium sp. 17-4 genome has a window encoding:
- a CDS encoding helix-turn-helix domain-containing protein, whose product MRLLIDSSSLRRLELIELLNASDEWWTVEELAFCLNCSVRSVKADIYYYNISAHLPIKLITSNHHGVKLIVLTTFQMESVYQEILARNLNIQLLECLYNETNYSIEDYAERLFTSTSSIIRSIKQINLFLDQYKLSVQKNSMTIVGSEKQIRYFYSVFFWEKYGAKVVVNEHPNFNEVSQIVHKLAKKTDITLSIITENKLSLYLLINLERISNGYILEKYTPPMKIEKNVLNSIEELLNELPFNIPKQELHYIGFCFTNRFLKPNLQSTHLSKELVLISQQIDLFLTRFSEKNEFILPNKPELQQIIFHHIVFKREFQGQNYFLVNRTKNTLQHIDKMYHSFITLAITELEDWGSDEWFTRENEDISEFLYLLIIHWKGLTNQIIELQTKISVLIISQFGETHELFLAEILKSFFPNELMCYSLAEEKFGNEKIQLVVTDAQVEEVRKKIAKEIPIIGIEYAPNERNWENIKKILSDIKQVKENGDNWLNAYSHFN is encoded by the coding sequence ATGAGATTATTGATAGATTCGAGTTCATTAAGACGCTTAGAATTAATTGAATTATTGAATGCTAGCGATGAATGGTGGACAGTTGAAGAGTTAGCTTTTTGCTTAAATTGTTCTGTCCGTAGTGTTAAGGCAGACATCTATTACTACAATATATCCGCTCATCTTCCTATTAAACTGATCACGTCTAATCACCATGGTGTGAAGCTGATTGTGCTAACTACTTTTCAAATGGAAAGTGTCTATCAAGAAATTTTAGCTAGAAATTTAAATATTCAACTTTTAGAATGTCTATACAATGAAACCAACTATTCTATAGAAGATTACGCTGAAAGACTATTTACTAGTACATCTTCTATTATACGCAGCATTAAACAGATTAATTTATTTCTTGACCAATATAAATTAAGTGTTCAAAAAAATTCGATGACAATAGTCGGTTCTGAGAAACAAATTCGTTACTTTTATAGTGTTTTTTTCTGGGAAAAATACGGAGCTAAAGTAGTTGTAAACGAACATCCTAATTTTAATGAAGTAAGTCAAATTGTACATAAACTCGCAAAAAAAACGGACATAACGCTATCCATTATTACCGAAAATAAACTCTCTCTTTATTTACTAATTAACCTCGAACGCATTAGTAATGGCTATATACTGGAAAAGTATACGCCGCCCATGAAAATAGAGAAGAATGTTTTAAACAGTATAGAAGAACTTCTAAATGAACTACCATTTAACATACCTAAGCAAGAACTTCATTATATAGGATTTTGTTTTACCAATCGATTTTTGAAGCCAAATCTTCAATCAACCCATTTATCTAAAGAACTAGTACTAATATCCCAGCAAATTGATCTATTTTTAACTCGCTTTTCTGAAAAAAATGAATTTATTTTGCCAAATAAACCTGAGTTACAGCAGATTATTTTTCATCATATTGTGTTTAAAAGAGAATTTCAAGGGCAGAATTATTTTCTTGTTAATCGAACAAAAAATACATTACAGCATATAGATAAAATGTATCATTCATTTATAACATTGGCTATTACTGAACTAGAGGACTGGGGTAGTGATGAATGGTTTACAAGAGAAAACGAGGATATTAGTGAGTTTTTATATTTATTGATTATCCATTGGAAAGGATTAACAAATCAAATTATAGAGTTACAAACTAAAATAAGTGTTTTAATTATCTCCCAATTTGGCGAAACTCATGAATTGTTTTTAGCTGAAATCTTAAAAAGTTTTTTTCCTAATGAGTTAATGTGCTATAGTCTTGCAGAGGAAAAATTTGGGAATGAAAAAATACAACTTGTGGTGACCGATGCTCAAGTAGAAGAGGTAAGGAAAAAGATTGCTAAAGAGATACCAATTATCGGCATAGAGTATGCTCCAAATGAAAGAAATTGGGAAAATATTAAAAAAATTCTATCTGATATCAAACAGGTTAAAGAGAATGGCGACAACTGGTTAAATGCGTATTCTCATTTCAATTAA
- a CDS encoding aldo/keto reductase has translation MVVSLLDRMALNNGYTIPGIGLGTSGMTGKEAEDAVFSAIMKGYRLIDTASQYDNEEDVGRGINRAVSSGVSRDEIFLVTKIWKTDAGFDNAIQSFEASLSRLNQPYVDLLLIHWPDKDDAVNIDTWRALEDIYESGRSRSIGVSNFSRGDLSELLKEAKVNPAINQFEVYPGHPNEELNDYCDSENIVTMAYSPLKRGNVSKERHLTTIGDKYGKTASQVALRWDIQRDVIPIPKSSNKDRMQENIEVFDFMLSDEDMNTINNLDKQNRDRNPNSLIRSEVMRSRNHREKKSRR, from the coding sequence ATGGTAGTAAGCTTATTAGACAGAATGGCGTTAAACAACGGGTACACGATTCCTGGAATTGGATTAGGAACTAGTGGAATGACTGGGAAAGAAGCTGAAGATGCCGTTTTTTCAGCGATCATGAAGGGCTATAGACTAATTGATACTGCTTCACAGTATGATAATGAGGAAGACGTTGGTCGTGGAATCAATCGTGCAGTTAGTTCAGGTGTCTCTCGTGATGAAATCTTTCTTGTCACTAAAATCTGGAAAACAGATGCTGGGTTTGATAATGCTATTCAATCTTTTGAAGCAAGTTTAAGTCGGTTAAACCAACCATATGTTGATTTATTGCTGATCCACTGGCCGGATAAAGATGACGCAGTAAACATAGATACGTGGAGAGCACTCGAAGACATCTATGAATCAGGTAGATCGAGATCAATTGGAGTCTCTAATTTTAGTAGGGGCGATTTATCTGAATTATTAAAAGAAGCAAAAGTAAATCCAGCTATCAATCAGTTTGAAGTTTATCCAGGACATCCCAACGAGGAATTAAACGACTATTGTGATTCTGAAAATATTGTTACTATGGCCTATAGCCCGTTAAAAAGAGGAAATGTCAGCAAAGAACGCCATTTGACAACCATTGGTGATAAATATGGTAAGACAGCTTCTCAAGTTGCTTTACGCTGGGATATTCAGCGAGATGTTATTCCAATTCCAAAATCTAGCAATAAAGACCGGATGCAAGAAAATATCGAAGTCTTTGATTTTATGCTATCAGATGAGGATATGAATACCATTAATAATTTAGATAAACAAAATAGAGATCGAAATCCTAATAGTTTGATTCGTTCTGAAGTTATGAGATCACGTAACCATCGGGAAAAGAAATCTAGACGTTAA
- a CDS encoding metallophosphoesterase, with protein sequence MSGWTIVGIFIAIIGVTVLYLHLQNTQLQRTQVEIKLPFTGKKLSGAKIVQLSDLHFPRQGVSIKQLIGKVAKEKPDMIALTGDLIDVRGDFPEKELESFCKALVDIAPTYAVTGNHDLGSGHLQKWETVLTSAGVRVLIDEADWLPIGDDGIVVMGLSEKEDFENTPKPILREVTIEESLRKKPRILLAHHPELFEEYLMDLTRVPALTLSGHAHGGQVRLPFLGGLFAPGQGKLPAFTNGIYYDPNMPAYRMMVSRGIGNSTFPFRVNNRPEMVVVTLH encoded by the coding sequence ATGTCAGGATGGACAATAGTTGGTATATTTATAGCCATTATAGGAGTTACCGTTCTTTATTTGCATCTACAAAATACACAACTACAACGAACACAAGTTGAAATTAAATTACCTTTCACGGGAAAAAAATTAAGTGGAGCAAAAATTGTTCAGTTAAGTGATTTACATTTTCCACGTCAAGGCGTTTCTATAAAACAGTTAATTGGAAAAGTCGCAAAAGAGAAACCAGATATGATTGCATTGACTGGTGACTTGATAGATGTACGGGGTGATTTTCCAGAAAAAGAATTGGAATCTTTTTGTAAGGCATTAGTTGATATTGCTCCAACTTATGCTGTGACTGGAAATCATGACTTAGGTTCAGGGCATTTGCAAAAGTGGGAAACGGTCCTAACCTCTGCTGGAGTACGAGTATTGATTGATGAAGCAGATTGGCTACCAATTGGAGACGATGGAATCGTAGTAATGGGTTTGTCTGAGAAAGAAGATTTTGAGAATACACCAAAACCTATTTTGAGAGAGGTGACCATTGAAGAATCATTGCGCAAAAAGCCACGTATTCTATTGGCACACCATCCAGAATTGTTTGAAGAGTACTTAATGGATTTAACACGTGTTCCAGCTCTTACGCTTAGTGGCCATGCTCACGGAGGTCAAGTTAGATTGCCTTTCCTAGGTGGCTTGTTTGCACCAGGTCAAGGGAAGTTGCCTGCATTCACCAATGGAATTTATTATGATCCCAATATGCCTGCATATCGGATGATGGTTAGCCGAGGGATTGGAAATTCTACTTTTCCGTTTCGAGTCAACAATAGACCAGAAATGGTAGTTGTTACCTTACATTAA
- a CDS encoding TasA family protein, which yields MKKASASRMKKLPILLGTLLIISVAAYGTRAYFSDSAKQQANIVLELGNVEISTEDSEWVPTAAGTDLNKLGKDEKTQNYSFKNVKPGDFFTRHYTIKNTGSLDTNVTLEYSGKMNPTKEPLKLDSLTQEQINGEHPIKGTPFIITIKDFKNKLVLKANSGEDSQTTYTVVIKVDENAAADFNINTKAKEKAGNQNLDLVVSDFLKENLKITANQIVKN from the coding sequence ATGAAAAAAGCATCAGCAAGCAGAATGAAAAAATTACCAATTTTACTAGGGACATTATTAATTATCAGTGTGGCAGCATATGGAACTCGGGCTTACTTTTCAGATAGTGCAAAACAACAAGCAAATATCGTATTAGAACTAGGCAATGTAGAAATAAGCACAGAAGATTCAGAGTGGGTACCAACGGCAGCTGGTACTGACTTGAATAAGTTAGGTAAAGATGAAAAGACACAAAATTACTCGTTTAAAAATGTTAAACCAGGAGATTTTTTTACAAGACACTATACTATTAAGAATACAGGATCTCTTGATACAAACGTGACATTAGAATATAGCGGAAAAATGAATCCAACTAAAGAACCACTAAAATTAGATTCATTAACTCAAGAACAAATAAATGGTGAGCACCCAATTAAAGGTACTCCGTTTATTATTACTATTAAAGATTTCAAAAATAAATTAGTGCTTAAGGCAAATTCTGGTGAAGATAGTCAAACAACATATACTGTTGTAATTAAAGTAGATGAAAATGCTGCTGCTGATTTTAATATTAATACAAAAGCTAAAGAAAAAGCAGGGAATCAAAATTTAGATTTAGTTGTTTCGGACTTTCTGAAAGAAAATCTAAAAATTACAGCCAATCAAATAGTGAAAAATTAA
- a CDS encoding signal peptidase I — protein sequence MKIVKTIGTFIAVIVVFIFVAIAGISFFSAPESSGLFGYKGYTVVSGSMEPKIAVGDFIIVKMDPFDNVNKKDIITFQYNQELVTHRVVDRTADGLVTKGDANNIQDQGFVIAESYIGTQKILIPYFGYVITFLQKPIAFAVIIALMGIYLIYLYLNPTTKDEIVE from the coding sequence ATGAAAATAGTAAAAACTATTGGAACCTTTATAGCTGTAATAGTCGTCTTTATTTTTGTAGCGATTGCTGGAATCAGTTTCTTTTCTGCTCCTGAAAGCAGCGGATTATTTGGATACAAAGGATATACCGTGGTAAGCGGAAGTATGGAACCTAAAATAGCAGTAGGCGATTTTATCATTGTTAAAATGGATCCTTTTGATAACGTGAATAAAAAAGATATTATTACATTTCAATACAATCAAGAACTTGTCACGCATAGAGTAGTGGACAGAACAGCTGATGGATTAGTAACAAAAGGTGATGCTAACAATATCCAAGATCAAGGTTTTGTAATAGCGGAGTCTTATATAGGAACTCAAAAAATACTAATTCCATACTTTGGGTATGTCATTACGTTTTTGCAAAAACCAATTGCTTTTGCAGTAATTATCGCTTTAATGGGAATCTATCTTATCTACCTTTATCTTAATCCAACAACAAAGGATGAAATAGTAGAGTGA
- a CDS encoding carbohydrate kinase encodes MSLNEKEKLILETIRENPFIAQQELANLIGLSRSATANLISGLVKKDYLLGKAYVLNDEEPIICIGGANIDRRYLVKDALVQGTSNNVQSRTNVGGVARNVAENLGRLEEKVMLFSVAGNDAEWKMIESHSEHFMNIKAVDSIEGCPTGTFMEVIGVDGKMVLGLAEVDIFDKMTPDWINKHLSVLKRSKYIIIDLNCPKETIEFLISFAVKYEVPIALLTVSVQRLSNLPSYLEGINVLITKCSETEAHFNMIIKTDDDLKEAVEKWLNNGKGPEHVFVSKGSTKIAYGSQKDGVHIFNYSSEQNDHYNWGMNEAFCAGLVFNRLQDKSITESIMIGLTNAYHTSQSLYVVRPNLSKSQLKNEYNGCLIDKVFYE; translated from the coding sequence ATGAGCCTTAATGAAAAGGAAAAACTAATTTTAGAAACCATTCGTGAAAATCCCTTTATAGCCCAACAAGAGCTGGCAAATTTAATTGGATTGTCGCGTTCGGCTACAGCAAATCTCATTTCAGGACTTGTAAAAAAAGACTATTTATTGGGTAAGGCATATGTGTTAAATGATGAAGAACCAATTATCTGCATTGGTGGAGCGAATATTGACCGTCGATACTTAGTTAAGGATGCGTTGGTTCAAGGAACATCAAATAATGTGCAATCTCGTACAAATGTTGGGGGTGTCGCACGCAATGTTGCTGAAAATTTAGGTCGTTTAGAAGAAAAAGTGATGTTGTTTTCGGTTGCTGGAAATGACGCTGAGTGGAAGATGATTGAAAGTCATTCGGAACATTTCATGAATATTAAAGCTGTCGATTCAATTGAAGGATGTCCTACTGGAACATTTATGGAAGTAATTGGTGTAGACGGTAAAATGGTCTTAGGCTTAGCCGAAGTAGATATTTTTGATAAAATGACACCTGATTGGATCAATAAGCATTTATCAGTTTTAAAACGTTCAAAGTACATCATTATTGATTTAAACTGTCCTAAGGAAACAATTGAATTTTTAATTAGTTTTGCCGTTAAGTATGAGGTACCTATTGCTTTGTTAACTGTATCTGTTCAAAGGTTATCGAATCTACCTAGTTATTTAGAAGGAATAAATGTACTAATCACGAAATGCAGTGAAACGGAGGCTCATTTTAATATGATCATCAAAACCGATGACGATTTAAAAGAGGCTGTAGAAAAATGGTTGAATAATGGAAAAGGACCTGAACATGTTTTTGTCTCTAAAGGAAGCACCAAAATTGCTTATGGATCTCAAAAAGATGGTGTTCATATTTTTAATTATTCAAGTGAACAAAATGACCATTATAATTGGGGAATGAATGAAGCTTTTTGTGCGGGTCTCGTATTTAACCGTCTACAGGATAAATCTATAACTGAAAGTATCATGATAGGATTAACAAATGCTTACCATACATCTCAGTCTTTGTATGTCGTTCGACCTAATTTGTCTAAAAGTCAGTTGAAAAATGAATATAATGGGTGTTTAATTGATAAAGTATTTTACGAATAA
- a CDS encoding UDP-N-acetylmuramoyl-L-alanyl-D-glutamate--2,6-diaminopimelate ligase, whose product MKIKEMLTMGHLEYSDTLDQSLEVKGITDNSNEIKPGYVFIAIKGYKKDGHIYIQQAIINGAILIIGENELMNLEVPYLKVKSARKALGQVAKLFYKDPSKDKIMIGITGTNGKTTISFFIKHLLEKQGYSVSSIGTIHNEINGKKIKTINTTPNAKTINQLLVASTDQVVVMEVSSQGLEQDRLEGIQFDYALFNNLQHDHLDYHNTMEEYFECKALLFQKLKPNGTAIINSDDSWGLKLIEHLTAEGKKILTVGEQSFSNVQILSKELNDVSVMHKNMEYSLRTPLPGMHNLYNLSMSSCAVHELGVPYEKVKPYMSDFTGISGRFELFHLENNVTVVVDYAHTPDALEIAINTAINNGANHIITVFGFAGNRDTSKRKAMLEIVTRLSDSSILTVTELFGSTIDKLYTDYVMIQKECQVEDSTSIIMDRTLAIQKAIKDAQPGDWVLLLGKGHELYKENYNLNTKSDQETVLYLQKNKLSTSGH is encoded by the coding sequence ATGAAAATAAAAGAGATGCTAACAATGGGTCATTTAGAATACAGCGACACCTTGGATCAGTCATTAGAAGTGAAAGGGATTACCGATAATTCAAATGAAATCAAACCGGGCTATGTTTTTATTGCAATAAAAGGATATAAGAAAGATGGGCACATTTATATTCAACAAGCAATTATTAATGGAGCTATTTTAATTATCGGAGAAAACGAACTTATGAATTTAGAGGTTCCTTATCTAAAAGTAAAAAGTGCTCGAAAAGCACTGGGACAAGTTGCGAAATTATTTTATAAAGATCCTTCAAAAGATAAAATTATGATAGGGATTACTGGAACAAATGGTAAAACAACGATCAGTTTCTTTATTAAACATTTATTAGAAAAACAAGGTTATAGTGTTTCCTCGATTGGAACCATCCACAATGAAATCAACGGTAAAAAAATCAAAACTATTAATACAACCCCTAATGCGAAAACAATCAATCAATTATTAGTTGCGTCAACAGATCAAGTTGTTGTTATGGAAGTCTCTTCTCAAGGACTGGAACAAGACCGTTTAGAAGGGATTCAATTTGATTATGCTCTATTTAATAATTTACAACATGATCATCTGGATTATCATAATACTATGGAAGAATATTTTGAATGCAAAGCGTTATTGTTTCAAAAACTTAAACCAAATGGAACAGCAATCATTAATAGTGATGACAGTTGGGGCTTAAAACTAATCGAGCATTTGACTGCAGAAGGTAAGAAAATTCTAACAGTAGGCGAACAATCATTTAGTAATGTTCAAATTTTAAGTAAAGAACTCAACGACGTATCAGTAATGCATAAAAATATGGAGTATAGTCTACGTACACCTTTACCTGGGATGCATAACTTGTATAATTTATCTATGTCTAGCTGTGCAGTCCATGAGTTAGGAGTTCCATATGAAAAGGTTAAACCGTATATGTCAGATTTTACAGGTATTTCAGGACGATTTGAACTCTTTCATTTAGAAAACAATGTAACAGTAGTTGTGGATTATGCGCACACACCGGATGCCTTAGAAATAGCAATCAATACGGCTATCAACAATGGAGCGAATCATATTATCACAGTATTTGGGTTTGCTGGTAACCGTGATACATCTAAACGAAAAGCGATGCTTGAAATTGTGACTCGTTTGAGTGACTCGTCTATTCTAACGGTAACGGAACTTTTTGGTTCAACGATTGATAAATTGTACACAGATTATGTAATGATTCAAAAAGAATGCCAAGTAGAAGATTCGACGAGTATTATCATGGATCGAACACTAGCTATACAAAAAGCCATTAAGGATGCGCAACCAGGCGACTGGGTTTTATTATTAGGTAAGGGGCATGAATTGTACAAAGAAAACTATAATTTAAATACAAAATCTGATCAAGAAACAGTTCTGTATTTGCAAAAAAATAAACTATCAACGTCAGGTCATTAA
- a CDS encoding P-II family nitrogen regulator, whose amino-acid sequence MSNAIIEGMDYDLLCLVVNNGAGSKALQIAKKNGVSGGTVFRGLGTASNSALKFFGLEDVKKEVLIMAARKETAETALDALTEKLQLKKRNRGIAFTIPIANLLGNRNCVYKTDAHGRKVEDIMHQAIFTIVDRGQAEEVIDAAVAAGSQGGTIINARGSGSHETSRLFSMDIEPEKEVVMILTEQHTTDAVVASISNALKIEQPGNGVLFTMDVTNTRGLF is encoded by the coding sequence ATGAGTAACGCGATTATTGAAGGAATGGATTATGATTTGTTATGCTTAGTAGTGAATAATGGTGCGGGTAGTAAAGCTCTGCAAATTGCTAAAAAGAATGGCGTATCAGGAGGAACGGTTTTTCGAGGTTTAGGTACAGCGTCTAATTCAGCATTGAAATTTTTTGGACTAGAAGATGTCAAAAAAGAAGTTTTAATTATGGCTGCACGTAAAGAAACGGCTGAAACAGCATTAGATGCTTTAACAGAAAAATTGCAATTAAAAAAAAGAAATAGAGGAATTGCATTTACGATTCCTATTGCGAATTTATTAGGAAACCGAAATTGCGTCTATAAAACGGATGCTCACGGCAGAAAGGTTGAGGATATTATGCATCAAGCTATTTTTACAATTGTAGATCGTGGACAAGCTGAAGAAGTGATCGATGCTGCCGTTGCAGCTGGATCTCAAGGAGGAACAATCATCAATGCTCGTGGTTCTGGAAGTCACGAGACTAGCCGACTTTTCTCAATGGATATTGAACCAGAAAAAGAAGTAGTGATGATCCTTACAGAACAACACACCACAGATGCCGTGGTAGCATCCATCAGTAATGCACTAAAAATCGAACAACCTGGAAACGGTGTACTCTTCACTATGGACGTAACCAACACAAGAGGCTTATTCTAA
- a CDS encoding DUF1538 domain-containing protein produces the protein MNILTEKFKEVLLSVLPIVVIVLILNFTIAPLETSLLLRFLLGALFVVIGLAIFLLGTDIGITPIGTNLGKGVAKSNKVWVVVIAGLVLGFFISIAEPDLHILANQIADVTGGVIDNMSILIYVSIGIAVMMTIGLLRIVFNIPLYKLLTGIYFVIFLLALFTSNEFLAMAFDASGATTGALTVPFMLALALGVSNLKKDGKASEKDSFGLVAISSSGAIIAVMLMNIIGGQDELSGSLAVDLTGSKSVIAPFIHHFPTITKEILIALVPIVSIFLIYQVFFLKLSKKKLMKILKGAFYVFVGLVIFLVGVNAGFMEVGSVVGYTVAALDNSIYVLIVAFVLGIVTILAEPAVYVLTHQIEDVTNGYVRRKVVLTALSIGVGLAVLLSMIRILIPGLQLWHFILPGYILAIGLMYVTPKMFVGMAFDAGGVASGPMTATFILAFVQGAAESIEGANVLLDGFGMIAMVAMMPIITLEILGILFKIKSRKGGLRSNE, from the coding sequence TTGAATATACTTACAGAAAAATTTAAAGAAGTTTTACTGTCAGTATTACCGATCGTTGTGATCGTTTTAATACTGAATTTTACCATAGCACCGCTTGAGACTAGTTTATTGTTACGCTTTTTATTGGGTGCTTTGTTTGTGGTTATTGGGTTAGCTATTTTCTTATTAGGAACAGATATAGGAATTACCCCTATTGGAACCAATTTAGGAAAAGGAGTCGCCAAGAGCAATAAAGTTTGGGTCGTCGTTATCGCTGGACTTGTGCTGGGATTCTTTATTTCAATCGCTGAACCCGATTTGCATATTTTAGCTAATCAAATTGCGGATGTTACTGGAGGCGTTATCGACAATATGAGCATATTGATTTATGTTTCTATTGGGATCGCAGTCATGATGACCATTGGTTTATTGCGAATTGTGTTTAATATTCCGTTATACAAATTATTGACTGGAATTTATTTTGTTATTTTTTTACTAGCACTATTTACATCAAATGAATTCCTAGCAATGGCGTTTGATGCTTCGGGAGCTACTACAGGTGCACTAACAGTACCATTCATGCTGGCGTTAGCATTAGGTGTATCAAATTTGAAAAAAGACGGGAAAGCATCTGAAAAAGATAGCTTTGGTTTAGTAGCCATTTCTTCTTCAGGAGCCATTATAGCTGTCATGCTGATGAACATTATTGGCGGACAAGATGAACTTTCAGGAAGTTTAGCAGTAGATTTAACAGGGTCTAAATCGGTGATTGCACCATTTATTCATCATTTTCCTACTATTACAAAAGAAATATTAATTGCTTTAGTACCTATTGTCAGTATTTTCTTGATTTACCAAGTCTTTTTCTTGAAACTATCAAAGAAAAAGTTAATGAAAATCCTAAAAGGAGCTTTCTATGTTTTTGTAGGTTTAGTTATTTTCTTAGTTGGAGTAAATGCTGGTTTCATGGAAGTTGGAAGTGTGGTAGGATATACTGTAGCTGCATTAGACAACAGCATTTATGTATTAATCGTAGCTTTTGTATTAGGAATTGTAACCATATTAGCCGAGCCGGCTGTATACGTTTTAACTCATCAAATTGAAGATGTCACGAACGGTTATGTAAGGAGAAAAGTGGTTTTAACAGCTTTATCCATTGGTGTTGGATTAGCGGTTCTTTTATCAATGATTCGTATCTTAATTCCAGGGTTGCAATTATGGCATTTCATTTTACCAGGATATATTTTGGCCATAGGATTGATGTATGTTACGCCAAAAATGTTTGTCGGAATGGCATTTGATGCTGGTGGAGTAGCTTCAGGTCCTATGACAGCAACCTTTATTTTGGCCTTTGTACAAGGAGCAGCTGAATCGATTGAAGGAGCAAATGTCTTATTAGATGGATTTGGTATGATCGCAATGGTGGCTATGATGCCGATTATCACATTAGAAATACTTGGTATATTGTTTAAAATTAAATCTCGTAAAGGAGGACTCCGATCGAATGAGTAA
- a CDS encoding mechanosensitive ion channel: MNNVTETVNSGLHSFLDFLPTLLGAILLLLLAWIVATLVKKAVQKGLKAVGFNRLLTKWGVTNSQEQADTTIDSLAQVLYFLIWLLFLPGILSMLGLDAVAQPISNMFDSALNFLPNLLAAAVIVVVGVFVARFVKNLVYNLALTLNVDKWVSKFTSPGSDDNTTPSASPKNTMAKVLGNIVYIVVLIPIITIALETLNIQSISRPIVGVLDQVLAAIPNIIVAVILLAVGITIAKFVGNLLTDLLSSTGINGLTKYVKNSGNMNFDLAKIIGQTVTVVISVFFVVEALNVLNLEVLNAIGAAVIAYLPLVLSALIILGIGVVGGTALGGFISKSTGNKFAGEILKYILIVLSVFMALNQLQFAISIVNLAFILILGALSVAFAIAFGIGGRDFAKSQLAKLDKKMEKENKSTDDKGPTL; encoded by the coding sequence ATGAACAACGTAACAGAAACAGTCAACTCAGGATTACATTCATTTTTGGATTTTCTTCCGACGTTGTTAGGTGCAATCTTATTATTATTACTGGCTTGGATTGTGGCCACATTAGTTAAAAAAGCTGTGCAAAAAGGGCTGAAAGCAGTCGGGTTTAATCGGCTATTAACAAAATGGGGTGTAACTAACTCACAGGAACAAGCAGACACTACCATCGATTCTCTAGCACAAGTACTTTATTTCTTAATTTGGCTATTGTTCTTACCAGGTATTTTAAGCATGTTAGGATTAGATGCAGTTGCTCAACCGATTTCAAATATGTTTGATAGTGCATTAAACTTCTTGCCAAACTTACTTGCTGCAGCAGTAATTGTCGTAGTTGGAGTGTTTGTTGCTCGGTTTGTTAAAAATCTTGTTTACAACTTAGCTTTAACTCTAAATGTTGATAAATGGGTTTCTAAATTTACAAGTCCTGGTTCAGACGACAATACAACTCCTAGTGCTAGTCCAAAGAATACAATGGCTAAAGTATTAGGAAACATTGTATATATTGTTGTTTTAATTCCAATCATAACAATCGCTTTAGAAACTTTGAATATTCAATCTATCTCACGTCCAATCGTAGGTGTATTGGACCAAGTATTAGCTGCTATTCCGAATATCATCGTAGCTGTAATTCTATTAGCTGTTGGTATCACTATTGCTAAATTTGTAGGTAATTTGTTGACAGATTTACTTTCAAGTACTGGCATCAATGGTTTAACTAAATATGTAAAAAATTCAGGAAATATGAATTTTGATTTAGCTAAAATTATTGGCCAAACAGTTACAGTTGTTATTAGCGTATTCTTCGTAGTTGAAGCATTGAATGTTTTAAACTTAGAAGTTCTAAATGCTATTGGTGCAGCAGTGATTGCTTACTTACCACTTGTTCTTAGTGCTTTAATCATTTTAGGAATCGGTGTTGTAGGTGGAACTGCTTTAGGTGGATTCATTTCAAAATCTACTGGCAACAAATTTGCTGGCGAAATTTTGAAATACATCCTAATCGTGTTATCAGTCTTTATGGCACTAAACCAATTACAATTTGCTATAAGCATTGTTAACTTGGCGTTTATCTTAATTTTAGGAGCTTTGTCAGTTGCCTTTGCAATTGCATTTGGTATTGGCGGACGCGACTTTGCTAAAAGTCAATTAGCAAAATTAGATAAAAAAATGGAAAAAGAAAACAAATCAACAGATGATAAAGGTCCAACTTTATAA